In Caballeronia sp. Lep1P3, a single genomic region encodes these proteins:
- the ydiK gene encoding AI-2E family transporter YdiK, with amino-acid sequence MPTSSNGQPNLNPRQPVDIARILLVIAILSALAAGSLYILRPFLPGLIWATTIVIATWPLMLAVQRRCGNRRWLATAVMLLGLLIVIVVPLYQAISTLALHGGEIMSAIKSLPTYALPPPPAWVRDVPLAGQRVSTEWQSLSDAGPGGLLAKLEPYATIAARWMLSHAAVVGVFVMHMVITLIISGILYVRGEAAGRFVERFAARVAAQRGAEAVKLAGLAVRAVALGIVVTAVTQSALGGIGLWIAGVPAAGVITAVMLMLCLAQIGPLLPLLGGVAWLFWHGSHVAAALLLVWSLMIAMLDNFLRPLLIQRGVNLSMLLILSGVLGGMFAFGIVGLFIGPVILAVTSAILNAWINEQPSIPQVDAMTNEEIVRPASDAGLADASRRRP; translated from the coding sequence ATGCCAACATCATCCAACGGGCAGCCGAACCTGAACCCGCGACAGCCTGTCGACATCGCCCGCATTCTGCTCGTGATCGCGATTCTCTCGGCGCTCGCGGCCGGCAGCCTCTATATCCTGCGCCCGTTCCTGCCGGGTCTCATCTGGGCGACGACGATCGTCATCGCGACATGGCCGCTCATGCTCGCGGTGCAGCGCCGCTGCGGCAACCGCCGCTGGCTCGCCACCGCCGTGATGCTGCTCGGGCTGCTGATCGTGATCGTGGTGCCGCTCTATCAGGCGATCTCGACGCTCGCGCTGCACGGCGGCGAAATCATGTCCGCGATCAAGAGCCTGCCGACCTACGCGCTGCCTCCGCCGCCCGCCTGGGTGCGCGACGTTCCGCTCGCCGGCCAGCGCGTTTCGACGGAATGGCAATCGCTGTCCGACGCCGGCCCCGGCGGACTGCTCGCCAAGCTCGAGCCTTACGCGACCATCGCCGCGCGCTGGATGCTCTCGCACGCGGCCGTCGTCGGCGTGTTCGTGATGCATATGGTCATCACGCTCATCATTTCGGGCATTCTCTACGTTCGCGGCGAAGCGGCCGGACGGTTCGTCGAGCGTTTCGCGGCGCGCGTCGCGGCGCAGCGCGGCGCGGAAGCGGTCAAGCTCGCGGGACTCGCGGTGCGGGCGGTCGCGCTCGGCATCGTGGTGACGGCGGTCACGCAGTCCGCGCTCGGCGGCATCGGCTTGTGGATTGCCGGCGTGCCGGCGGCGGGCGTCATCACCGCGGTCATGCTGATGCTGTGCCTCGCGCAGATCGGGCCGCTTCTGCCGTTGCTCGGCGGCGTCGCGTGGCTTTTCTGGCACGGCTCGCATGTCGCGGCGGCCTTGCTGCTCGTGTGGTCGCTGATGATTGCGATGCTCGACAATTTCCTGCGGCCGCTGCTGATTCAGCGCGGCGTCAATTTGTCGATGCTGCTGATTCTTTCGGGCGTGCTCGGCGGCATGTTTGCATTCGGAATAGTCGGATTATTTATCGGCCCCGTTATTCTCGCCGTGACTTCCGCCATTCTGAATGCGTGGATTAACGAGCAACCGTCGATACCGCAAGTGGACGCAATGACGAACGAGGAAATCGTCCGTCCTGCGTCGGACGCCGGTCTCGCGGACGCTTCGCGGCGGCGCCCGTGA
- a CDS encoding PQQ-binding-like beta-propeller repeat protein — MSLVALGALGAFAILASPVSRAADEIQNSNTTQASPVPASLRPVSQQQLDAAASDSASWLHSNGSYAQTRYAPASQINASNVTKLKPVFVFQTAVMESMETAPIVSNGVMFLTTSYNHVYAIDAVTGKEFWHYKHKMGPVTTFCCGPNNRGVAIAGDRLFMGTLDAKLVALDAKTGNVAWSTQIADPEDGYSETMAPVVVDGKVLIGTNGGEYGIRGFVKAFDANSGQLLWTFYTIPDTSSEGVWAENDAAGRNMKRDIEAEKKALADKGGDFYKTLGGGVWMAPAVDRATRTVYFVVGNPSPDLYGAIRPGDNLYTDSLVAVDLDTGKYKWHYQYIAHDVWDLDAVSPPILADVKDKNGQTVPGIIHGGKTGFVYVHDRRDGHLIRVSEAMIPQEGVWTLPTPTGARMLPGANGGVEWSPMAFSPKTRMAYAANLHQPMTYQVEEAAYPGGKLWLGGAFKVIPSEQQWGRLVAVNVDTGKIAWGFKTDQPLIGGVLATAGGLVFNGEGNGLFRAFDAASGRKLWEFQCGAGVNAPAVSYTVNGKQYIAVAAGGNTQLDYKRGNSVLVFALP; from the coding sequence ATGTCCCTCGTTGCTCTCGGCGCTCTCGGCGCTTTCGCGATCCTTGCATCGCCGGTATCGCGCGCCGCCGACGAAATCCAGAACAGCAATACCACGCAGGCTTCGCCCGTGCCCGCGTCGCTGCGTCCCGTCTCGCAACAACAGCTCGACGCCGCCGCGAGCGACAGCGCATCGTGGCTGCATTCGAATGGATCGTATGCGCAGACGCGCTACGCGCCCGCGTCGCAGATCAATGCGTCGAACGTGACGAAGCTCAAGCCCGTCTTCGTCTTTCAGACCGCTGTGATGGAGTCGATGGAAACCGCGCCGATCGTCTCCAACGGCGTGATGTTCCTCACGACCTCCTATAACCACGTCTACGCGATCGACGCGGTCACAGGCAAGGAGTTCTGGCATTACAAGCACAAGATGGGACCGGTCACGACCTTCTGCTGCGGACCGAACAACCGCGGCGTTGCGATTGCCGGCGACCGTCTCTTCATGGGCACGCTCGACGCGAAGCTCGTCGCGCTCGATGCGAAGACCGGCAACGTCGCATGGTCCACGCAGATCGCCGATCCCGAAGATGGGTATTCGGAGACGATGGCGCCCGTCGTCGTGGACGGCAAGGTGCTGATCGGCACGAACGGCGGCGAATACGGCATACGCGGCTTTGTGAAGGCATTCGACGCGAACTCGGGCCAGTTGCTGTGGACGTTCTATACGATCCCCGACACCAGCAGCGAGGGCGTGTGGGCCGAGAACGACGCGGCCGGCCGCAACATGAAGCGCGACATCGAGGCGGAAAAGAAGGCGCTCGCGGACAAGGGCGGCGACTTCTACAAGACGCTCGGCGGCGGCGTATGGATGGCGCCCGCGGTCGATCGCGCGACGCGCACGGTGTACTTCGTCGTCGGCAATCCGTCGCCGGACCTGTACGGCGCGATTCGTCCCGGCGACAACCTGTACACGGATTCGCTCGTCGCCGTCGATCTCGACACCGGCAAGTACAAGTGGCACTACCAGTACATCGCGCATGACGTGTGGGACCTCGACGCCGTGAGCCCGCCGATACTCGCCGACGTGAAGGACAAGAACGGGCAGACGGTGCCCGGCATCATCCACGGCGGCAAGACGGGCTTCGTCTACGTGCACGATCGCCGCGACGGGCATCTCATTCGCGTTTCCGAGGCGATGATTCCGCAAGAAGGTGTGTGGACGTTGCCGACGCCGACGGGCGCGCGCATGCTGCCGGGCGCGAACGGCGGCGTGGAATGGTCGCCGATGGCGTTCAGTCCGAAGACGCGCATGGCGTATGCCGCGAATCTGCATCAGCCGATGACGTATCAGGTCGAGGAAGCCGCGTATCCCGGCGGCAAGCTGTGGCTGGGCGGCGCGTTCAAGGTGATCCCGTCCGAGCAGCAATGGGGCCGGCTCGTCGCGGTCAACGTGGATACGGGCAAGATCGCGTGGGGCTTCAAGACGGACCAGCCGCTCATCGGCGGCGTGCTCGCCACCGCGGGCGGGCTCGTCTTCAACGGCGAAGGCAACGGCCTGTTCCGCGCCTTCGACGCCGCAAGCGGCCGCAAGCTCTGGGAGTTCCAGTGCGGCGCGGGCGTCAATGCGCCGGCCGTGTCGTACACGGTCAACGGCAAGCAGTACATCGCGGTCGCGGCGGGCGGCAACACGCAACTCGACTACAAGCGCGGCAACAGCGTGCTCGTCTTCGCGTTGCCCTGA
- a CDS encoding cytochrome c: MPSPARADAQAGAAKAAVCSACHGLNGNSTTGDYPSLAGQTARYIYLELRDFKAGRRSDPRMSPMAANLTPDDMHDLADYFAAQKPVATDFKADPVKVEAGRKKSEELLCTMCHLGGFAGQNEIPRVAGQQYAYIVKQLQDFRAKKRTNDAGNMTSVTKNLSDADIENLANYVANLQ; the protein is encoded by the coding sequence ATGCCTTCGCCCGCTCGCGCCGACGCGCAGGCGGGCGCGGCGAAGGCCGCCGTGTGCAGCGCGTGCCACGGGCTCAACGGCAATTCGACGACGGGCGACTATCCATCGCTTGCCGGCCAGACTGCGCGCTACATCTACCTCGAACTGCGCGACTTCAAGGCGGGACGCCGCAGCGACCCGCGCATGTCGCCGATGGCCGCGAACCTTACACCGGACGACATGCACGATCTCGCCGACTACTTCGCCGCGCAAAAACCCGTCGCGACCGATTTCAAGGCGGACCCGGTGAAGGTCGAGGCGGGCCGCAAGAAGTCCGAGGAACTGCTGTGCACGATGTGTCATCTCGGCGGCTTCGCGGGCCAGAACGAGATACCGCGCGTGGCGGGGCAGCAGTACGCGTACATCGTCAAGCAGTTGCAGGATTTCCGCGCGAAGAAGCGCACGAACGACGCGGGCAACATGACGAGCGTGACCAAGAATCTGTCCGATGCGGACATCGAGAACCTCGCAAACTATGTCGCGAATCTTCAATAG
- a CDS encoding ankyrin repeat domain-containing protein: protein MSRIFNSAWAAIALALCAMSAAAHADDDAYARNEHLLAAARSGDQNAVMRLLDEGASIDSRNRIGDTPLISACKKGATPMARMLIERGANVNQADVQGITPLIAAAFDGNDDLAALLLAHRADTAATDRVGKTAIEYAAGRGYTTVVQRLLDAGVDVNAVYRNHLTALMWAAGYDQAQTASMLLARGANRDLRDDRGMTAGDIARQTHSDKVATLLLNR, encoded by the coding sequence ATGTCGCGAATCTTCAATAGCGCGTGGGCGGCCATCGCGCTGGCGTTGTGCGCGATGTCTGCCGCCGCGCACGCCGACGACGACGCCTATGCGCGCAACGAACACCTGCTCGCGGCGGCGCGCAGCGGCGATCAGAACGCGGTCATGCGCCTGCTCGACGAAGGCGCGTCGATCGATTCGCGCAATCGCATCGGCGACACGCCGCTCATCAGCGCGTGCAAGAAGGGCGCGACGCCGATGGCGCGCATGCTGATCGAACGCGGCGCGAACGTGAATCAGGCCGACGTGCAGGGCATCACGCCGTTGATCGCGGCGGCGTTCGACGGCAACGACGACCTCGCCGCGCTGCTGCTCGCGCATCGCGCGGACACGGCGGCGACCGATCGCGTCGGCAAGACGGCGATCGAGTATGCGGCGGGGCGCGGGTACACGACGGTCGTCCAGCGTCTGCTCGATGCAGGCGTCGATGTCAACGCGGTTTATCGCAATCACCTGACGGCGCTCATGTGGGCGGCAGGTTACGATCAGGCGCAAACCGCATCGATGCTGCTCGCGCGCGGCGCGAACCGCGATCTGCGCGACGACCGCGGCATGACCGCCGGCGACATCGCACGGCAGACGCATTCGGACAAGGTCGCGACGCTGCTCCTCAATCGATGA
- a CDS encoding LysR family transcriptional regulator, with translation MLSAEELALLEAIRATGSLSRAAARLGKAPSTVSHAARQLEARFDALLFDRRQYRLQLTPAGHLLADEAARLMLDVSRLTQRVKQIASGWEDRLWIVCDEILEFETLLPLVQAFDAFGSGVTLRITHEILSGTWEALRDGRADLIVGATNEPPAIPGLRWFELGAMEWVFAVASRHPLANAKEPLLREHLAAHRAVVVADSSRAPAGRGYGVVGGQAVLAVPSMRAKILAQRQGLGTGWVPRHRAAGLLKRGELVEKATADPREPNVLYVAWRGDHEGGALQWWIEQLREPRLAKRLVEGIDVAP, from the coding sequence ATGTTGTCGGCGGAAGAACTCGCGCTGCTGGAAGCGATTCGCGCGACCGGCAGCCTGTCGCGCGCGGCGGCGCGGCTCGGCAAGGCGCCGTCGACGGTCTCGCACGCGGCGCGTCAACTCGAGGCGCGCTTCGACGCGCTGCTGTTCGACCGGCGGCAGTATCGGCTGCAACTGACGCCCGCCGGCCATCTTCTCGCCGATGAAGCCGCCCGCCTGATGCTCGACGTGTCGCGGCTCACGCAGCGCGTGAAGCAGATCGCAAGCGGCTGGGAGGACCGGCTGTGGATCGTCTGCGACGAGATTCTGGAATTCGAAACGCTGCTGCCGCTCGTGCAGGCCTTCGATGCATTCGGCTCGGGCGTCACGCTGCGCATCACGCACGAAATCCTGAGCGGCACATGGGAAGCCTTGCGCGACGGCCGCGCGGATCTGATCGTCGGCGCGACCAACGAGCCGCCCGCCATTCCCGGCCTGCGCTGGTTCGAACTGGGCGCGATGGAATGGGTGTTCGCGGTGGCGTCGCGCCATCCACTCGCGAATGCGAAAGAACCGCTCCTGCGCGAGCATCTCGCCGCGCATCGGGCGGTCGTCGTGGCGGATTCGTCGCGCGCGCCGGCGGGTCGCGGATATGGCGTCGTCGGCGGGCAGGCGGTGCTTGCCGTGCCCAGCATGCGGGCGAAGATTCTTGCGCAGCGGCAGGGACTCGGCACGGGCTGGGTGCCGCGGCATCGCGCGGCGGGGCTTTTGAAGCGCGGCGAACTCGTGGAAAAGGCAACCGCCGATCCGCGCGAGCCGAACGTGCTTTACGTCGCGTGGCGCGGCGACCACGAAGGAGGCGCGCTGCAATGGTGGATCGAGCAGTTGCGCGAGCCGCGCCTGGCGAAACGCCTCGTCGAAGGCATCGACGTTGCGCCGTAG
- a CDS encoding 3-hydroxybutyryl-CoA dehydrogenase has protein sequence MSIQTVGIVGAGTMGNGIAQVAAVAGFRVVLIDVTDAALAKGVATLTNSLERLVSKDKLDASARDAAIARIETATDYARLSAADIVIEAATENVELKQRILKQIEAAARPDAIVASNTSSISITALAATLAQPERFIGMHFFNPVPLLQLVEVIRGVQTSDETAAAVRALTEKLDKSPIGVRNSPGFVVNRILVPMINEAFFVLYEGVATAEEIDTGMKLGANHPIGPLALADLIGLDVCLSVMDVFLKDFGDSKYRACPLLRELVAAGRLGRKTKHGVYRYD, from the coding sequence ATGAGCATTCAGACCGTCGGTATCGTCGGGGCGGGAACGATGGGCAACGGCATCGCGCAAGTCGCAGCCGTCGCGGGGTTCAGGGTCGTATTGATCGACGTTACCGACGCCGCGCTCGCAAAGGGCGTCGCCACGCTCACGAACAGCCTCGAGCGGCTCGTCTCGAAGGACAAGCTCGACGCATCGGCGCGCGATGCCGCCATCGCCCGGATCGAGACGGCGACCGATTACGCGCGGCTGTCGGCGGCGGATATCGTGATCGAGGCCGCGACCGAGAACGTCGAACTCAAGCAGCGCATCCTCAAGCAGATCGAGGCGGCGGCGCGGCCCGATGCGATCGTCGCGTCGAACACGTCGTCCATTTCGATTACCGCGCTCGCCGCGACGCTCGCGCAGCCCGAGCGTTTCATCGGCATGCACTTCTTCAATCCGGTGCCGCTCCTGCAACTAGTCGAAGTGATTCGCGGCGTGCAGACGAGCGACGAAACCGCCGCCGCCGTGCGCGCGCTCACCGAAAAGCTCGACAAATCGCCCATCGGCGTGCGCAATTCGCCGGGGTTCGTCGTCAACCGCATTCTCGTGCCGATGATCAACGAGGCGTTCTTCGTGCTTTACGAGGGCGTCGCGACGGCCGAGGAAATCGATACGGGCATGAAGCTCGGCGCGAATCACCCCATCGGTCCGCTCGCGCTCGCGGACCTGATCGGTCTCGACGTGTGCCTCTCCGTGATGGACGTGTTCCTCAAGGACTTCGGCGACTCGAAGTACCGCGCGTGTCCGCTGCTGCGCGAACTGGTCGCGGCCGGGCGGCTCGGACGCAAGACGAAGCACGGCGTGTATCGCTACGACTAG
- a CDS encoding DUF2827 domain-containing protein: MRIGISMASYEGQSVWSNGMGQNIVFLAELFQRLPFVSSVVLIDVGALAAMPQDAGIADKGLRIITMREATDAVDVIVELGGALDVGWLDLMRARGRKVVFHVVGQPYLGLTEAAVFQKPGHMSRPDRCDEVWLLHKDAELAPIMRTLHCCDVFEVPYIWHPQFLQARIAHVAQHGYRYGYRPRAEAGTSALRVGIFEPNISVQKTSSIPMLICEEAYRVDNGSIASMVALNTFHMKEHATLLHMANSLDLVRDHRALFEGRHDVVSFMAVHGDAIVSHQWANDQNYLYLDALYGGYPLIHNSPWIKDAGYYYPDFDVQEGARQLLRAQREHDAALDDYRERGRRVIEAVNPFSQANLEAYAQRLMHLWNRPNGSAAQ, translated from the coding sequence ATGAGAATCGGCATTTCAATGGCGAGTTATGAAGGGCAAAGCGTCTGGTCCAACGGCATGGGGCAGAACATCGTTTTCCTGGCGGAACTGTTTCAGCGCTTGCCCTTCGTGTCGTCGGTCGTACTGATCGATGTCGGCGCGCTCGCCGCGATGCCGCAGGACGCGGGCATCGCGGACAAGGGGCTGCGCATCATCACGATGCGCGAAGCGACCGATGCCGTCGATGTGATCGTCGAACTCGGCGGCGCGCTCGATGTCGGCTGGCTCGATCTGATGCGCGCGCGCGGACGCAAGGTGGTGTTTCATGTCGTTGGGCAGCCGTATCTCGGCCTCACCGAAGCAGCCGTCTTCCAAAAGCCGGGTCACATGTCGCGCCCCGACCGCTGCGACGAAGTGTGGCTGCTGCATAAAGACGCGGAACTGGCGCCGATCATGCGGACGCTGCATTGTTGCGACGTGTTCGAAGTGCCGTATATCTGGCACCCGCAATTTCTTCAGGCGCGCATTGCGCACGTCGCGCAACATGGCTATCGGTACGGCTATCGGCCGCGCGCCGAAGCGGGCACGAGCGCGCTGCGCGTCGGCATCTTCGAGCCGAATATCTCCGTGCAGAAGACCTCCAGCATCCCGATGCTGATCTGCGAGGAAGCGTATCGCGTGGATAACGGCAGCATCGCGTCGATGGTGGCGCTCAACACCTTCCACATGAAAGAGCATGCCACGCTGCTGCACATGGCGAACTCGCTCGACCTCGTGCGGGATCATCGCGCGCTCTTCGAAGGCCGCCACGACGTCGTCAGCTTCATGGCGGTGCACGGCGACGCGATCGTTTCGCATCAATGGGCCAACGACCAGAATTACCTTTACCTCGACGCGCTCTATGGCGGCTATCCGCTCATACACAACTCGCCGTGGATCAAGGACGCCGGCTATTACTATCCCGACTTCGACGTGCAGGAAGGCGCGCGGCAATTGCTGCGCGCGCAACGAGAACACGACGCCGCTCTCGACGACTACCGTGAGCGCGGCCGCCGCGTGATCGAAGCCGTGAATCCGTTCAGTCAAGCCAACCTCGAAGCCTACGCGCAACGTCTCATGCATCTCTGGAATCGCCCGAACGGGAGCGCCGCACAATGA
- a CDS encoding DUF2827 domain-containing protein has product MSSLNSSSKKTAPRRLRVGVSVYVRGAGQSMFESGIAQNALFLIQLLARSPRVEAVYIVASGDGTREDAKRFMADAPAPIIEPESALGRLDVMIELHAQVDREWVLKFRERGGKIVSMRVGNDYVLDIERMIFSLPPAGLVPQVPYDAVWTLPEYERSCKPYFRALGRAPVTIVPHIWSPMLLEKDARNLPEGLAFGYQPGKRRWRIGIFEPNVSMVKTSYVPMLSCECAHRADPNVIDGVRVYGTAKLKEQPTFVEFARNLDIVRHSLASFEARFPFAQIVPREVDAVVSHHWENAQNYLYYEALHGGYPLIHNSHLIGDCGYRYEGFDCEDGGRALRSAFQRHDTNFDAYRATAQAFLRTLDPLHEANVRAYSDALDALYVKP; this is encoded by the coding sequence ATGAGCTCGCTCAACAGTAGCAGCAAGAAAACCGCGCCGCGCCGCCTGCGCGTCGGCGTGTCCGTCTATGTGCGCGGCGCCGGTCAGTCGATGTTCGAGAGCGGCATCGCGCAGAATGCGTTGTTCCTCATTCAGTTGCTTGCCCGCTCCCCGCGCGTGGAGGCCGTGTATATCGTCGCGAGCGGCGACGGCACACGCGAGGATGCGAAGCGCTTCATGGCCGATGCGCCCGCGCCGATCATCGAGCCGGAATCGGCGCTCGGGCGCCTCGACGTCATGATCGAGCTGCACGCGCAGGTGGATCGCGAGTGGGTGCTCAAGTTTCGCGAACGCGGCGGCAAGATCGTCTCGATGCGCGTGGGCAACGACTACGTGCTCGACATCGAGCGCATGATCTTTTCGCTGCCGCCGGCGGGACTGGTGCCGCAGGTTCCCTACGACGCCGTGTGGACGCTGCCGGAATACGAGCGCTCCTGCAAGCCGTACTTTCGCGCGCTCGGCCGCGCCCCGGTGACGATCGTGCCGCACATCTGGAGCCCGATGCTCCTGGAGAAAGACGCCCGCAATCTGCCCGAAGGTCTTGCATTCGGTTATCAGCCGGGCAAGCGGCGCTGGCGCATCGGCATCTTCGAGCCGAACGTCTCGATGGTGAAGACGAGCTATGTGCCGATGCTCAGTTGCGAGTGCGCGCACAGGGCCGACCCGAACGTGATCGATGGGGTGCGCGTCTACGGCACGGCCAAGCTCAAGGAGCAGCCGACGTTCGTGGAGTTCGCGCGCAATCTGGATATCGTGAGGCATAGTCTCGCTTCGTTCGAGGCGCGGTTTCCGTTCGCGCAAATCGTGCCGCGCGAGGTGGATGCCGTCGTCAGTCATCATTGGGAAAACGCGCAGAACTATCTGTATTACGAGGCGCTCCACGGCGGCTATCCGCTCATTCACAACTCGCACCTGATCGGCGATTGCGGCTACCGCTACGAAGGCTTCGACTGCGAAGATGGCGGCCGCGCGCTGCGCAGCGCGTTTCAGCGGCACGACACGAATTTCGACGCCTACCGCGCCACCGCGCAAGCCTTTCTGCGCACGCTGGACCCGCTTCACGAAGCGAATGTGCGCGCCTACTCGGACGCGCTCGACGCCCTCTACGTCAAGCCCTGA
- a CDS encoding 2,4'-dihydroxyacetophenone dioxygenase family protein encodes MLFEHIQTACLNDADLPWVPFTPYSEHVLVKYFKLDPIRGETIALLKAPAKGQMPRHRHTGTVIVYTVEGRWKYREHEWIAEKGSIVYETAGSSHTPEAVAPVAGEETIVTLNIIQGELVFVDESGRTLATENWRTGWDRYAAHCRALGLTPRDLTAFG; translated from the coding sequence ATGCTGTTCGAACACATCCAGACCGCGTGCCTCAACGACGCCGATCTGCCGTGGGTGCCCTTCACGCCCTACAGCGAGCATGTGCTCGTCAAGTACTTCAAGCTCGATCCCATTCGCGGCGAGACCATCGCGCTTCTCAAAGCGCCGGCCAAAGGTCAGATGCCGCGGCATCGGCATACGGGCACGGTCATCGTCTATACCGTCGAGGGGCGCTGGAAGTACCGCGAGCACGAGTGGATCGCGGAGAAAGGAAGCATCGTGTATGAAACGGCGGGGTCGAGTCACACGCCCGAGGCGGTCGCGCCGGTCGCGGGCGAGGAAACCATCGTCACCCTCAACATCATTCAGGGCGAACTCGTTTTCGTCGACGAAAGCGGACGCACGCTCGCAACCGAGAACTGGCGCACCGGATGGGATCGGTACGCCGCGCACTGCCGCGCGCTGGGCCTCACGCCGAGAGACCTGACGGCGTTCGGCTAG
- a CDS encoding ABC transporter ATP-binding protein, producing the protein MPNIINISNLSKTYASGFSALKDVNLEIRRGEIFALLGPNGAGKTTLISTVCGIVNPSHGKITVAGHDILTDYRAARAMIGLVPQELTTDAFETVWATVSFSRGLFGRAPNPAHIESVLKSLSLWGKKDNKIMTLSGGMKRRVLIAKALAHEPDILFLDEPTAGVDVELRRDMWNLVRSLQAKGVTIILTTHYIEEAEEMADRIGVINRGEIVLVEEKAELMRKLGQKKLTLQLEHALAAIPAPLAPYGLALSGNGSELTYTYDAHDEPGRIIALLRHVDEAGVRFKDLQTTQSSLEDIFVSLVREAK; encoded by the coding sequence ATGCCGAACATCATCAACATTTCGAACCTTTCCAAGACCTACGCGTCGGGGTTTTCCGCGCTCAAGGACGTGAACCTGGAGATCAGGCGCGGCGAAATTTTCGCGCTGCTCGGCCCGAACGGGGCGGGCAAGACGACGCTCATCTCCACCGTCTGCGGCATCGTGAATCCGAGCCACGGGAAAATCACCGTGGCGGGCCACGATATCCTCACCGACTATCGCGCCGCCCGCGCGATGATCGGCCTCGTGCCGCAGGAACTCACGACCGACGCCTTCGAAACCGTCTGGGCCACCGTCTCGTTCAGCCGGGGTCTCTTCGGGCGTGCGCCGAACCCGGCGCATATCGAGAGCGTGCTCAAGTCGCTGTCGCTGTGGGGCAAAAAGGACAACAAGATCATGACGCTCTCGGGCGGCATGAAGCGGCGCGTGCTGATCGCGAAGGCGCTCGCGCACGAGCCGGACATCCTCTTTCTCGACGAGCCCACGGCCGGCGTCGATGTCGAACTGCGGCGCGACATGTGGAACCTCGTGCGCTCGCTGCAAGCGAAGGGCGTCACCATCATTCTGACGACGCACTACATCGAGGAAGCCGAGGAAATGGCGGACCGGATCGGCGTGATCAATCGCGGCGAGATCGTGCTCGTCGAGGAGAAAGCCGAACTGATGCGCAAGCTCGGCCAGAAGAAGCTCACGCTGCAGCTCGAACATGCGCTCGCCGCCATTCCCGCGCCGCTCGCGCCATATGGCCTCGCGCTGTCGGGCAACGGCAGCGAGCTGACTTATACCTACGACGCGCATGACGAGCCGGGTCGCATCATTGCGCTTTTGCGCCATGTCGATGAAGCCGGCGTGCGCTTCAAAGATTTGCAAACGACGCAAAGTTCTCTCGAAGACATCTTCGTGAGTCTCGTCAGGGAAGCCAAATGA
- a CDS encoding ABC transporter permease, translating to MNLHAVRAIYRFEMARAGRTLMQSIVSPVISTSLYFVVFGAAIGTRIPQVDGISYGAFIVPGLVMLSLLTQSIANASFGIYFPRFTGTIYELLSAPVSYLELVVSYVGAAATKSIILGLIILATARLFVPLRIDHPVWMIFFLLLTSVTFSLLGFIIGIWADGFEKLQIIPLLIVTPLTFLGGSFYSINILPPFWKTVALFNPVVYLISGFRWSFYGLADVQVGTSLAMTVVFLAIFVAIVAWIFRTGYRLKA from the coding sequence ATGAATCTACACGCTGTTCGCGCAATCTACCGCTTCGAAATGGCGCGCGCCGGGCGCACGCTCATGCAAAGCATCGTGTCGCCCGTCATCTCCACGTCGCTCTATTTCGTCGTCTTCGGCGCGGCTATCGGCACGCGCATTCCGCAAGTCGACGGCATCAGCTACGGCGCGTTCATCGTGCCGGGCCTCGTCATGCTGTCGCTTCTCACGCAAAGCATCGCGAATGCGTCGTTCGGCATCTACTTCCCGCGATTCACGGGCACGATCTACGAACTGCTCTCGGCACCGGTCTCGTATCTCGAACTCGTCGTGAGCTATGTCGGCGCGGCGGCGACGAAATCGATCATCCTCGGGCTCATCATTCTCGCGACGGCGCGGCTTTTCGTGCCGCTGCGCATCGATCATCCGGTGTGGATGATCTTCTTTCTGCTGCTCACATCGGTGACGTTCAGCCTGCTCGGGTTCATCATCGGCATATGGGCGGACGGCTTCGAGAAGCTTCAGATCATTCCGCTTCTGATCGTCACGCCGCTGACGTTTCTTGGCGGCAGCTTCTACTCGATCAATATCCTGCCGCCGTTCTGGAAGACGGTCGCGCTGTTCAACCCGGTGGTGTATCTCATCAGCGGATTTCGCTGGAGTTTCTACGGCCTCGCGGACGTGCAGGTCGGCACGAGCCTTGCGATGACGGTCGTGTTCCTCGCGATCTTCGTCGCGATTGTCGCGTGGATTTTCAGAACGGGATACCGCCTCAAGGCATGA